Within the Glycine max cultivar Williams 82 chromosome 12, Glycine_max_v4.0, whole genome shotgun sequence genome, the region GATCTCGACTCCGGTGACATCGTCGATCCCGAGGCGGCGGAGCGCGGCGACCTCGTGGCCGGCGCCGGCGGAGACGCAGAGGACGCGGGAGTGGTTGTAGTTGTTGGAGGAAGCGGCGGAGAGGAGGAGGGGGAGGAGGTGGTCGCGGAagaggagggagaaggagaggacCTTGGCGGTCCAGAGGCGCGTGGATTGAATGCGCAGGGCGCGCTTCTCGGCGGGGACGTGGGGGCGCGTGGAGGAGAAGTCGCACGTGGATTTGGGGAAGCGGAGGTGCGGCTTCCGGGGCGCGTGGTGGGGGACACACGTGTCGGGCGtgcggaggaggaggaagaggagcgTGAGGGAGGCTACTGCGATGGCTACGAAAGAGAGGCGCTTGAGGAATCTGTCGATGAGTATGTCTTCTCCTCCCTCCGCTTCATGTTTTCCAGATCTCTTCATCATCTCCTTCTCTGCTCTCCACCTCATCTTCTACACTCTGTTTAGGTTTTTCTTagtctttttttaatgtttttacatttttttttattagtatttttaccGTGCATTGCATGGAATAAATCTTTACTTTATACACCcaaaattaatagtaattttaatGGCAAATGATCttctttatactttttattattatttatacaataattttttttcttttagtttttaaccaatattctaaatatattatttataataagtaaatatttttacatatatgaattatattataattaaatttgcaataaataattttttaacatataaattatattttagacaaataatttgttatgatatattattatttttattcattaataatttttttaaggtttaattacttatttaatcCTATTGGTTTATTATTTGTACATTTTTAGTCCTtttgaaatgatatttttagtctctataatttatattttaatttttttatagtccttctcttttagtccctatagtttgaaagtgattttttaattcttatattttatattttaatttttttttagtccttactctaactacaaaaatattaacgagtaattcataattaatttgtcgcaaaataatttataataaaaaataattaataatttaaagactaaaaagatcactttttaaattataaaatctaaaaaagaattaaattataaaacataaagactaaaaaaattactttttaaaatatagaaagtaaaaagatatgaatgatgaaatcaaatcaaatgagtaatttaattattttaaaaattaagttaaaactaAAGATATTAAAGATGATAGAttgaatgagattttggatttataatgtttgttgatacacttatttggtaggGTAATTAATGTTAAGCATCGAATCTAAGAGagctaaagaaaaaataataaatatgatgatGAGATTCACTAGAACCGTAGAAGTGATTTGTAAGAGTGGAAGTGAGATGAATCCTTACTCTACTTCAGTATTGTGAAAAATGATAGGTAAGGTCGGCCTGATCGAGATCTCGGTTCGAGCTTGTGACGCAAACCGGGTTAAGCACTTTTTTTTGCCTCTTGTCTCCCTCTGTTCTTGAATCCAAATTCGCATACTATTTTGTCAAACTGATTCAAAACTGAAATGCTTTTAAAGAACCTATTTAGaactaaattgatttaatttgaacTGGTTTTTAGCTGGTCCAAGAATTGAACCGATTCCAATTTGGTTCACAATGAGCGACACGAtggaagaatcaaaattaaaaaaaaaaattgattataagtGAACATCTTTTGTAGAAATAATTCAGttcaaatttgtttttacaacaattcaattcctttttttttccaatcctTTCGGCTGAAAATCAATTCACACAAGAAACACTGATTTTCATATTGAAGATAATtaggattaaaaaaatgcagGAAAGTTCTTAAAATTGGATTGACAAGGTTTGAAACAAAGTCGCAAAAACAAGTTTCATTACATTCACAAGAGGAAGTGTGACTTCAAAAGATTGTTTCCAAGAATCTTCTAATTTTTCTCCATGAGTGAGTTTGAGAATTAtttttgataatataaaaaaaaggctcGATTTGTAAGGTCCTaggaatgtaaaaaaaaaaaatgttataaaaatcgATATGGACTAAATGTCCAATCCAAGGCAAAGAACTGACTTTCAACTTGACAAAGGATGATTGA harbors:
- the LOC100818603 gene encoding uncharacterized protein; the protein is MRWRAEKEMMKRSGKHEAEGGEDILIDRFLKRLSFVAIAVASLTLLFLLLRTPDTCVPHHAPRKPHLRFPKSTCDFSSTRPHVPAEKRALRIQSTRLWTAKVLSFSLLFRDHLLPLLLSAASSNNYNHSRVLCVSAGAGHEVAALRRLGIDDVTGVEILESPPLVRRADPHNLPFFDGAFDLAFTARFDEALFPARFAAEMERVVRPGGACFLLVAESGEDEVRQVVELFRNSRLVGSSNVSLTGMRMTSVILRTRENSS